AAAGGGCTAAATGAGTGGATCGGATGACGCGAGATCAACGCCACGTTTGCCGCGATCAGCTAGCAAAACCGAAAGAAGCTTTTCTGTGCGTTTAACCATTGCCAGCGTAATGTTTAACGACACCATCTGTTACGTCCCAATGCCTACAAAACCTTGTGCCTTTGCCTACGGGTAAGACAGAATCCGCCGGCTTGTTCGCTGAAGGCCCCGCCGGTAACTTTGTCCCATCACTGCACATCAGTGATCGGGTTTAGTAGCTCGGCAGTCATCTTCGGTTGTACAAGTCTCCTTCGGTCAGGTTTGCCAGTGCTTGATGGTGGTTGTGTACAGGGCGCCCTCGGGCGCGCCGGGGTTTTAGGTGACTTTGCCGGTCTACTAACCTGTGCACAGCCGCCACCCTCTCGTTTAGTAGCGAGTCGGTTGCAGCTCAACCGGAGAAAGTCCCTATGTTCAAAGTAACCCCGAATCCGCCGCACACCGATCCAGTACCCTACGACGCCTCTTTCGATCTCGACCCCGAAAAGATCAAAGCAGCCGCCGACCGCGCGCTCAAAATCTACCTGAACCCCGGGGCGACGAAAGCGCAGATAGCGCCCCGCAAACCCAGCAGCATCTTCGCCATCGACCCGTCGGCAGATGACGAGACCTTACTCGTCGATGCGTGCGATGCATTTGCGTCCGCGAGCATCATCGTCAACGACCTTGTCGGCCTGACGGAGAATCCACGACGCCAAACGCTGCTGGTGCTGCAACGGGTGATCACGATGGGCGAGTTAGCGGTCAATCGCGTACTGGATAACCACAAGCCCGGCTAGTCGCCAGGCGATTAACGAGGGGATTGCCCCCTCGTTATTTCGATCAATCAACTATCCCTCCAACACCCGCGCCGGAAAAAACAACTCAAAACACGTCAATCCGTCCGCGCTGGTCACGCCATACCTTCCGCTGTGCAACTGCATGATCGTCGCCACAATCGACAAGCCCAATCCGTTCGCTTGCGCCGATCGCTCCCGCGACTCATCGACGCGATAAAACCGGTCAAACAATTTCGGCAGATGCTCCGGCGCAATGGTCGCGCCTCGGTTGCTCACGCGCAGAAAGATGCCGTCGGAGGAGGGCGTCGCGCTGACGACCAATTCCGAATCTGGCGCGCCGTACTTGATGGCGTTCGAACACAGGTTGGCCAATGCCCGGCGCAGCAACATCGGCTCGGCGCAGATCACGCCGCTGCCATGCGCGTTGATGCTGATGCCGACGTCCGCCGCCAAGCCTTCAAAATAATCCGCCATGCGTTCCATTTCGTCGGCCGCGTCCAGTTCCTGGCGTTGGCGCAAGGCGCTGGCGGGGTCGGTGCGGGCGAGGAACAGCATGTTGTCGAGCATGCGCGCCAGGCGTTCGAGTTCTTCGACGTTGGAGGCGAGCAGTTGTTGGTAGGCTTCGACGCTGCGGTTTTGCTGGAGGGCGACTTGGGTTTCGCCGAGCAAATTGTTGATCGGCGTGCGCAGTTCGTGGGCCATGTCGGTGGAGACTTGGCCGAGTTGCACGAAGCCGGTGGCGAGGCGGTCGAGCACGCCGTTAAACGCGTCGATCATCGGCACGATTTCCAGCGGCGCGCCTTCGCTGCCAAGGCGTTCGCCGAGGTTGCCGACGCCGATGCCTTGCGCGTGCACCGCGAGCCGTCGCAGCGGGCGCAGTCCGTGATAAAGCAGCCAGTAACCGCAGAGCGCGAGCAGCAACGCGGCGATGCTGGCCAGGATGTACACGCGCAACCGGTAGTTGGCGAGCACGCTGGTGCGCTCGGTCATCAGCCGCCCGGTCAGTACTTGCAGGCTGCCGACGTCGCCGGAATCGATGATCGCCGACGCTGCCGCAAACGGCACGCCATCGACGCTGGGGAAATGCTGCACATCGCTCAGTGCCAGCGGACGGTCCATCGCCACCGGCGACAACGTCGGTATCAGCAGGTTGCCGGGGTTGACCACCAGCAGCGGCTTTTGCCCCGGCTCGCCAATGGTCAGCACCGACTCGCGGTTGCCGAGCATGTTCTGGAACAGCGCCGGTTTGGTCTTGATCAGGTCCAGCGTATTGCTGTCATTGAGCAGCGTGCGCATCTGATCGACGCGAGTGATCAGCGCCGCATCATCGCGGCGCACCAGCTCACGCTCGAGTTCGCGGTACAACGCCACGCCCAATGTCGCCAACGAGGCGAAGGCGAGCAGGGCAAACAACAGCGCCAGGCGCAGCGTCAGGGAATGCGCTCTGCGGGTCATGGCTGCGTATCAAAGCGGTAGCCGATACCGCGCACGCTGTGGATCAGTTTCAGTTGAAACGGGTCATCGACTTTCATGCGCAAACGCCGCACCGCGACATCGACGACATTAGTGTCGCTGTCGAAATTCATGTCCCACACCCGCGAGGCAATCAGAGAGCGCGACAGCACTTGGCCCTGATGCGTGGCAAACAAATGCAGCAAGGCGAATTCTTTATTGGTCAGGGTGATGCGCGCACCGGCACGGGTGATGCGGCGCTTGAGCACGTCAATCTGCAGGTCAGCGACTTGCAGTTGTTCCTCTTCGCGGGACGGGCCGCGACGGGTCAACGTGCGCAGGCGCGCCACCAGTTCGGCGAAGGAAAACGGTTTGATCAGGTAGTCGTCGGCGCCCAGTTCGAGGCCTTTGATGCGGTCGGCAATGTCATCGCGAGCGCTGAGAAACAACACTGGCGTGTCGGCCTCTTTGCGCAAGCGCCGCAACACTTCCCAGCCGTCCATTTTCGGCATCATCACGTCGAGCACGATGACGTCGAACGAGGTTTCCAGTGCCAGGTGCAGGCCGTCGACGCCATTACGCGCCAGGCTCACCGAGTAACCGAGTTCCTGCAGGCCGTTGAGCAGGTAATTGCCTGCCTTCGGCTCGTCTTCAACGACAAGGATGTTCATGATCTATTTCCGTAAAAAGTCATTGCGCCGTGGCGCGCGTGAGCCAGTGTAGCCCGATCATCTGCGCGTGACGCGGGCCGCACATCGTTGGCCGCCCACTCAATTGTCATTGATGCAACCGGTGCCTTCGACTTGGTAATCGAGCACGTGCTCCAGGCCTTTGTGGTCCAGGTAGTCGAGCCGCGCAGGAATAATCCCGCACGCTTGTGAGATATCGGTGCTGGACAGCACTTTGTCGACATCCAGGTGAACGAAGAAACCGGGTTTGTCATGAATCACCGAGCGCTGTGGTTGGGTGTCGGCAAACGCCGAACCGGTGGCGAGGAGGGCGGCGAAACCGAGAATTAACATTTTCATGATGTGTCTCTCTTTAAGATTTCTGCGGGCAACTGCGCGACACTGAACTCAGGTTACCGAGGCGATGCGGACAACCGACCAACAGTTGAATGACAAAGTTGTAATGCAATCGAGCCCGGCATTACGGCTGGCGCCCGGAGGCTTCGAGGATCAGGTCGGCGATTTCCTTCGAATGGGAAACCAGTGACAAATGACTCGACGGCAACTCGATAGTGGTTGCGCCCATGCGTTTGGCGATGAAGCGCTCTAGGTCCGGATTGATCGTCTGGTCGAGGCTCGACACTGCGTACCACGACGGTTTGCTGTGCCAGGCTGCGGCAGTGGTGCGTTCGCCGAACAGGGTTTTGGCAATCGGTTGCTGCACGGCGAACAGCGCCATGGCTTTGTCGCGCGGCACGTCACCGGCGAAATATTTGAGGAACGCGTCCTGCTTCAGCGTGACGTAACCGTCGTGCTCTTCCGTGCCGGCGCGCACCGGCATGGTTGGATACGTGGCGGACAGTGCGACGAAATCTTCGCCGGCATCCGGTGCGCGCGCTGCGACGTAGACCAACGAGCTGACCTTCGGATCGACCCCGGCTTCGCTGACCACGGTGCCAGCGTAGGAATGACCGAC
The window above is part of the Pseudomonas prosekii genome. Proteins encoded here:
- a CDS encoding DUF6124 family protein: MFKVTPNPPHTDPVPYDASFDLDPEKIKAAADRALKIYLNPGATKAQIAPRKPSSIFAIDPSADDETLLVDACDAFASASIIVNDLVGLTENPRRQTLLVLQRVITMGELAVNRVLDNHKPG
- a CDS encoding heavy metal sensor histidine kinase, with the protein product MTRRAHSLTLRLALLFALLAFASLATLGVALYRELERELVRRDDAALITRVDQMRTLLNDSNTLDLIKTKPALFQNMLGNRESVLTIGEPGQKPLLVVNPGNLLIPTLSPVAMDRPLALSDVQHFPSVDGVPFAAASAIIDSGDVGSLQVLTGRLMTERTSVLANYRLRVYILASIAALLLALCGYWLLYHGLRPLRRLAVHAQGIGVGNLGERLGSEGAPLEIVPMIDAFNGVLDRLATGFVQLGQVSTDMAHELRTPINNLLGETQVALQQNRSVEAYQQLLASNVEELERLARMLDNMLFLARTDPASALRQRQELDAADEMERMADYFEGLAADVGISINAHGSGVICAEPMLLRRALANLCSNAIKYGAPDSELVVSATPSSDGIFLRVSNRGATIAPEHLPKLFDRFYRVDESRERSAQANGLGLSIVATIMQLHSGRYGVTSADGLTCFELFFPARVLEG
- a CDS encoding heavy metal response regulator transcription factor, whose protein sequence is MNILVVEDEPKAGNYLLNGLQELGYSVSLARNGVDGLHLALETSFDVIVLDVMMPKMDGWEVLRRLRKEADTPVLFLSARDDIADRIKGLELGADDYLIKPFSFAELVARLRTLTRRGPSREEEQLQVADLQIDVLKRRITRAGARITLTNKEFALLHLFATHQGQVLSRSLIASRVWDMNFDSDTNVVDVAVRRLRMKVDDPFQLKLIHSVRGIGYRFDTQP
- a CDS encoding DUF2790 domain-containing protein — encoded protein: MKMLILGFAALLATGSAFADTQPQRSVIHDKPGFFVHLDVDKVLSSTDISQACGIIPARLDYLDHKGLEHVLDYQVEGTGCINDN
- a CDS encoding alpha/beta hydrolase, which produces MHRVESSVTQAWATRLVAATQRLLNQQDGPTVLVGHSYAGTVVSEAGVDPKVSSLVYVAARAPDAGEDFVALSATYPTMPVRAGTEEHDGYVTLKQDAFLKYFAGDVPRDKAMALFAVQQPIAKTLFGERTTAAAWHSKPSWYAVSSLDQTINPDLERFIAKRMGATTIELPSSHLSLVSHSKEIADLILEASGRQP